The genomic stretch TCCGCGCGGTGGGTGGGGAGGCCGGCCCGCGCGGAGTGGGGGAGGGGAGTGGCTCCGAGCCGTGGAGCCCACGCGCCGCGCGGTCGAGCGCGTCCGCGAAGGAGCGCCGCGCGGGGTCGGCGGCCGTGACGCGCTCGGGACCCGACACGCGCTCCAGCGCGCGGACCCGGAGCACGGCGTCGGCGCCCTCGACGCGGCGCAGGCCATGGACGCGGCCGATGGGGCCTCGGGGTTTGCGTCCGTGGCTCATGCGGGGCCTCGCGGGGGCGGGGAGGGCAGCGGCGTCATGGCGCGGGCTGCGCCGAGAGGGTGGTCTTCGCGGCGATGAGCTCCTCGCGACGCAGGAGCAGCCGCGCGTCCTGCTTGGGCAGGATGCGGAGCTGGAACCGCCGCTGATAGGCGTCCTCGGGCGTGAACACGCCCCGGTCGCTCACCAGCAGCAGCGCGGTGGGGACCGCGAGCCGGGGAGAGCGGTTGCCGTAGTAGTGCACCACGACGTGGTAGGGCCCCGGAATCGCCGTGCGCGCGTGGTACAGCTCGGGCCCCAGCCCGTCGGTGATGTCCCAGAAGAGCTTGCCGCCATTGCGCGTCTCGCGGTGCTGGTAGAAGCAGCGCTCGCCTCCGGGCTCGATGACCCACAGGTCGATGTCCGTGTTGTCCGAGTTCCAGTGCGTGGTGAGCTGGTAGTCGATGGGACTGCCGAGCGCTTCGTCCTTGGGGCCCACGTCCTCGCCGCGCAGCTCGGCCAGCCGCGTGGTGAGCACGGAGGCCGCGGGCTTCTCGCCCAATTTCCGCGCGAGCGCCGTGAGCGAGCGCGCGTAGTGGTAGCGCGCCACCACGCGCAGCTGCTCGGCGTGGCGGGCCCACCGGCGGGCCAGGATGATTTCGTAGTTGCGCGCGGCCTCGGCGTGGCGCCCGGCGGCGTCCAGGGCGAGCGCTTCCTCCAGGAAGGCCTGCCCCTCGAAGGGCCGGTTGAGCCGCACGTGCTCGAACAGCTCCGACGCGGCGGGGTACTGGCCCAGGGCGAGCAGCCCATAGCCCACCAGCCGCAGGGCCTCCGCGTCCTTCGGACGCAGCTCCACCGGAGAGGACAGGGCCCGCAGGGCGCCCCAGGTGTCTCCCGCGAACGCGCGGTGCCGCGCGATGGCCTCATACACCATCACGTCATCGCGATTGGCGCGACGGGCGGCGCGGTAGGTCTGCTCCGCCTGGAGGCGCGCGTCACCTCCCGCGTAGGGCGCGTCCTGGAGGGGCTGGCGCCGCAGCAGGGGGGACAGCGCGGCGCGCTGCTCCTGGAGCGCGCGGACGACCGCGCGGCCGGAGTCGGGGGCCTCGTCCAGGGCGATTCCCTGGAGCTTGTCGCGGCGCTGGTCCTGCTCGCGCTTGCGCAGCGCCTCCAGGTCGGTGAGCTCCACGCGCTCGTCGCGGATGGCGAAGCGCTGGTAGTCGGTCTCCGACTCGAGCACGAGCAGCGAGGCGCGGGCATTGGCCAACCGGTAGTGCTGGCTGAGCGCCACCGCCATCCGGTCCAACCGCTCGTCATCCAGGGCGACCAGGCGCGCCACGAAGACCTCGGCCCAGGCGCGCGGCGCGAAGGACGCCTCCTGGTCGCGAGGCAGGGGCACGCGCAGCACGCGCTCGGTGTCTCCCGCCCGCGTCACCACCTCCAGCTCGGCCGCGCCAGGCTCCGGGAGCCGGCCCGCGACCACCAGCTCCTGGCCCGGGAACACCAGGTGCGGGCGGCTGGCGACCACCAGGTCCTTGGCCGCGGTGCCCTTCACCTCCACCCGGGCCAGGACGACCGAGGCGGCGCGATGGGCCTTCGCCGCGGCGTCCACCTCGGAGCCGGACAGCACGCTGACCCCACGCCCGCCGCTGGCCCGCGCCAGGGCATCGAACAGGTCGGTGTTCACCGCCGACTCGCCGAACCGGTACGTCACCCACCGCAGGGACTCCGCGCAGGGGTGTCGCGAGACGAGGGCCTCGACCGTGCTCTGTCCCCAGGTGACGTTGCCGTCCGACAGGAGGAAGGCCGACACGCGCTCGCCCGGCTTCGCGGGTTTGAGCCAGTCCGCCGTGGCCCGGTCCAACTCGGCCAGCACGCCGTCCACGTGGGAGGCTCCTTCCAGGAAGATGCGCTCCAACTGGGAGAAGGTCTCCCGCCGGTTCGCGGCGTCGTTGGCGCGCCAGCCCTGGCCGTGCAGCCACCGGGGACGCACGTCGAACAGGAGCACCGCGTACTCCTTCAACGTCGGGTCCTTCTCCAGGAGCGCGCGCAGCATCGCGCCCTGGAGGGCCCAGGCGTTGCCGTCCTCCGACGACAGCGACGTATCCACGACGAGGACGGCGCGCCCGGTGGGGGCGCCCTCCGCGTCGCTGGTGAGGTTGGACGGCAGGCGGATCCGGGCGTGGAAGGCCTGCCCCGGGTAGCCCGCGTCGTCGCGCCCCACGAGGACATCCGCCTCCGGACGCCGGGGCTCGAGGGCCACCGACAACGCTCCGTCGCCCGCCAGCTTCGCGAAGTCCCAGGCGCGCCACGTGCCCAGGTCGCGGGGCTTCTGTTGCGTGTCGGGGGCGACCGTCACCGTGCCCGCGTGGCGTGGATCCACGTGGACGCGCGCGGACACCTGGACGTCCTTGCCCGCGCCGGCCGGCAGGGGCCACGTGTAACGCAGGTGCTGGCCGTCATGGAGGAGCGTCTGCTCGTACGCGATGACGACGCGCTTGAGGGAGCGCGGCGGGAGCGGGAAGACGCGCGCGCTGAAGGTCGATGCGCCCGCCCACTCCAGCAGCGCGGGGTCCACGTTGTTGCGGACGATGTCCTCGTAGACCTCGCGGGCGCGCTTCTGCTCGACGACCCGCGCCTCCTGCGGCGCGCCCCAGGAGCGCCGCGCGTCGGGCGGGCTCGGGGGCGCGGAGGCCGTCAGCGACTCCACCCGCGCCGAGCCGTCGCCCAGGGGCGGCAGCAGGTCAGACGACTGGAACAGCGAGGGGCCCTGCACCGGCACCGCGCCGGAGTAGAGCGCGAAGCCCGCCACCGTCGCTCCGCCGGGCAGGGGGTAGTAGAAGGTCCCCTCCAGGGCGCGCCCGGTCTCGTTCTCGAAGAGGTGGTCGACCACCGTGCGCGCGCGCGAGCCCTGGATGTACGTCACCACGCGGATCGCGCGGGTCTTCAGGGGCTGGAATCGTCCGGACTCGTCGCGCACCAGCACCTTCGCCGCGCGCGGAGCGGCC from Myxococcus stipitatus encodes the following:
- a CDS encoding DUF2135 domain-containing protein; translated protein: MRPTRLTLAILLCLVVAGCEKGASNGSGSSTQARTISAPPESFVKAGVLAPITVPGTSDPGEVDLAELREAMADPQVLSEAQVAQLEAAGHEARLREQEAAHRAVAAPSATRDEALGAPDMGMVEGAAAAPEPSPPTENVPAPSGRHIEAEEAQEVLDATRVAQPVMGVPPPPSTGAPHPLEAKRREIIQIIRGGGGGVASGDLRRAAPSKRAASAESESDAKPESPPTPVLPKVEAAPRAAKVLVRDESGRFQPLKTRAIRVVTYIQGSRARTVVDHLFENETGRALEGTFYYPLPGGATVAGFALYSGAVPVQGPSLFQSSDLLPPLGDGSARVESLTASAPPSPPDARRSWGAPQEARVVEQKRAREVYEDIVRNNVDPALLEWAGASTFSARVFPLPPRSLKRVVIAYEQTLLHDGQHLRYTWPLPAGAGKDVQVSARVHVDPRHAGTVTVAPDTQQKPRDLGTWRAWDFAKLAGDGALSVALEPRRPEADVLVGRDDAGYPGQAFHARIRLPSNLTSDAEGAPTGRAVLVVDTSLSSEDGNAWALQGAMLRALLEKDPTLKEYAVLLFDVRPRWLHGQGWRANDAANRRETFSQLERIFLEGASHVDGVLAELDRATADWLKPAKPGERVSAFLLSDGNVTWGQSTVEALVSRHPCAESLRWVTYRFGESAVNTDLFDALARASGGRGVSVLSGSEVDAAAKAHRAASVVLARVEVKGTAAKDLVVASRPHLVFPGQELVVAGRLPEPGAAELEVVTRAGDTERVLRVPLPRDQEASFAPRAWAEVFVARLVALDDERLDRMAVALSQHYRLANARASLLVLESETDYQRFAIRDERVELTDLEALRKREQDQRRDKLQGIALDEAPDSGRAVVRALQEQRAALSPLLRRQPLQDAPYAGGDARLQAEQTYRAARRANRDDVMVYEAIARHRAFAGDTWGALRALSSPVELRPKDAEALRLVGYGLLALGQYPAASELFEHVRLNRPFEGQAFLEEALALDAAGRHAEAARNYEIILARRWARHAEQLRVVARYHYARSLTALARKLGEKPAASVLTTRLAELRGEDVGPKDEALGSPIDYQLTTHWNSDNTDIDLWVIEPGGERCFYQHRETRNGGKLFWDITDGLGPELYHARTAIPGPYHVVVHYYGNRSPRLAVPTALLLVSDRGVFTPEDAYQRRFQLRILPKQDARLLLRREELIAAKTTLSAQPAP